A region of the Verrucomicrobiota bacterium genome:
ATGGGCTTGCCCAATTTGCTTGCGGCGGACTGGCCTCAGTACCGCGGCCCGAACCACGACGGCACTTCGACCGAGCCGATCCGAATCAACTGGTCCGCGCAACCGCCCCGCCAAATTTGGAAAGTGCCTTTGGAGCCGGCCTTGAGTTCGCTCTCGATCAGCGGCGGGCGGGTCTTTACCCAGGTGCGCCGTAATTCCGCAAGCGGGCCGCGAGAATTCTGCATCGCCTTGAACGCCGAGACCGGCCAGGAGCTGTGGGCCGTGCCTCTCGACCGCGCGGATTACCCTAACGGCGGTGTGGGCGGCGATGATGGCCCGCGCTCCACGCCCTCGGTGGACGGCAATCGAGTGTACGTTCTGACTTCGTACCTTCGGCTGTTTTGTCTCGACGCCGCGAGCGGACAAGAAATCTGGCGCAAAGACCTGGGGACCGAGTTTGGCGCGGTGGTCATCGCGTGGCAGAACGCTGCTTCGCCTTTGATTGTCGGGGATCTGGTTCTCGTGAATTCCAACGGCCGGCCCGGCGAACATCTGCTCGCGTTCCGAAAACAGGACGGCGGCCTGGCCTGGAAAGGGCAAAGCGATGGCATGACGCAGGCGAGTCCCGTGGCCGCCACGATTGGCGGAGTGCGCCAGGCGATCTTTTTCGCGCAATCCGGCCTGGTTGCGGTGGCGCCGGAAACGGGCGCAGTGCTCTGGCGGTACGCGCTTCGATACAACGGCACGTCCGTCGCGGCTTCACCGGTCGTGGCGGGCGACAGGGTTTATGCTTCGCGCGCGTATCCCGGCTCGCTTTCCGCAGATCAGGCCGGCGCGGCCGTCGTCCAGCTTGCTTCTGCTTCCGGCAACAGTTTCTCCGCAAGCCGGGCCTGGTCCAAGGTCAACCAGTTCATGAATCATTGGGCGACACCGGTTCACTACAACGGCCACGTGTATGGCATGTTTGGTCACGGCTTTCTCACGTTCAAATGTGTCGAACTGGCGACCGGCGTTGAGAAATGGTCCACGGACGGTTTCGGCTATGGCAGCGTGCTGGTGGCCGACGGCAGAATTCTCGCGGCGAGCGAAGACGGCTGGTTGGTGGTCGTGGATCCCAATCCGAATGCGTACACGGAACTTGCCCGACACCGAGCGCTCCAGGGCAAGACTTGGAATGCCCCGGCTATCAGCGGCGGCCGCATTTACTTCCGGAGCACGACGGAAGCGGTGAGCCTCGATGTGTCGGCCGCTCCACTGCCGCGGCCCAGCCCTCAGCTCACCTGGACGGCGCCTGCCGCCATCACGTACGGCGCGGCGCTTGGCAGTGCGCAACTCAACGCCTCCGCCGCGGCGCCTGGGACCTATTCCTACAGCCCTG
Encoded here:
- a CDS encoding alcohol dehydrogenase, giving the protein MNPRFFVCAPSRLSPILIGAFMGLPNLLAADWPQYRGPNHDGTSTEPIRINWSAQPPRQIWKVPLEPALSSLSISGGRVFTQVRRNSASGPREFCIALNAETGQELWAVPLDRADYPNGGVGGDDGPRSTPSVDGNRVYVLTSYLRLFCLDAASGQEIWRKDLGTEFGAVVIAWQNAASPLIVGDLVLVNSNGRPGEHLLAFRKQDGGLAWKGQSDGMTQASPVAATIGGVRQAIFFAQSGLVAVAPETGAVLWRYALRYNGTSVAASPVVAGDRVYASRAYPGSLSADQAGAAVVQLASASGNSFSASRAWSKVNQFMNHWATPVHYNGHVYGMFGHGFLTFKCVELATGVEKWSTDGFGYGSVLVADGRILAASEDGWLVVVDPNPNAYTELARHRALQGKTWNAPAISGGRIYFRSTTEAVSLDVSAAPLPRPSPQLTWTAPAAITYGAALGSAQLNASAAAPGTYSYSPASGAVLNAGQHTLSVTFTPNDTASYDSATVTTTLDVLKADQSINFNPLNDRRQTDPPFTLIATSSSGLPVTLRAPGF